The Natrinema versiforme genome segment AACCTATCCTCATCAGTGAGCAACTCATAGAGGTTCTCGACACGCCCCTCTACCAATTCGATATTTGCGTCGCGCATCTCGGCGCGGAGGAGACGCTGATTGAACCGGTCGGCCAGCGTCCGGACACTTTCTTCCTCACTGTGCGCGCCAGTCCAGCGTGCAACTAACTCCTCGTAGAGACTATCGAGTTCGTATGCGTCGGCGAGAGTGCCGATTTTGCACGTACACGTCGATTCGGGTTGATTGTGTTGGGTCATTGCCTATGTGTTACAGACTGCTTTTGTAACTTTTGCTTTTTCTTTGCGGCTATTCGGGGACAAGATTTGGATTTAATCACCGGTACGGCTCGGATCAGAGCAGATTATCGCTAATCGAGGCACTATTGTTCTGATAGTTCCATCCTGTAAAGATGTTGGCAAATCATTTAAGATGGGCATTATCCAATTCGAGGGGAACTGACGATGAGCGGTCACGGGAGATCACTGCCAAGACTGAAGTGCATATCAGAGAAAGGTTTATCACAATTGATTCAGAACTACACCACGGATTATGTCGAGACGATCGTTAGCAGACACCATAGAAAGTGGTCCAGGATTCCGAGAGAGCATCGCTGACTTCGGAAAATATCTCGACTTGAGCAAGGCTGGAGCGGGATTAACCGCGGCAATCTTCGGTTGCACCGGTCCAGCGCTAATCATTCTCAACGCTGCAAACGAGGGCGGGCTGTCGAATTCCCAGGCCGTATCGTGGCTCTTCAGCATTTATGTCTTGGGTGGGTTAATGACGCTCGGAATGGCGCTATACTACAAACAGCCGATCATGGGAGCATATACCATTCCCGGCGCGGTGATGGTCGGTGTCGTACTGGCCGATTTCAATCTCGCGGAGGCAGCCGGTGCCTATTTCGTATCCGGGGTACTCGTATTCTTGATCGGGATATCGGGATCGTTCCGAAAAGTCGTCGAGTTCCTTCCCCAACCGATCATCATGGGGATGATCGCTGGTGTCCTCATCGAGTTCACCATCGGCATTATAACCGCCGTCTCGGAGGCACCGATCGTTGCGGGAGCCGGCTTACTTGGATTTTTGCTGTTTTATCGATTCGTTCCACAGATTCCGGGTATCGTCGGCGCAATCGGACTCGGTGCTGGTGCCGCCGTCTGGGAGGGTGCGACTGCGCTCTCACAGGTGTCCATATCCATGGCCCAGCCGGTACTCGTCACGCCCGTCATCACTTTCGATTCAATCATCACTATCGCGATTCCGCTGACGGTGATGGTCATCGGGGCCGAGAACATGCAGGCAATCGGCGTTCTCCAAGCTGAAGATTACGATCCACCGATCAACTCGATGCTGATATTTAGCGGTCTCGGTGGGATAGTCGCGAGTCTTATGGGCGGACACAACGCGAACATCGCGGGACCGATGACCGCGATCACAAGCAGCGACGAGGCAGGCGACCAGAAGGATGGGCGATACGTCGCGTCGGTCATCGGCGGCATCCTCTTCAGCGGCTTCGGCTTCATCGCTGCAGCGGCGACCTCAATTGTCAACGCAATCCCGGGGACATTGATTTCGCTGCTCGCGGGTGTCGCGATGATTGGTGTCCTCATAAGCGCTTTCGAGGAGTCCTGGGCGACATCAGAGAAGTATCGGTACGGGACATTCTTCGCGCTCATTATTGGGATGTCGGGAATCTCACTGCTGGAGATCGGCGCACCATTCTGGTCGCTCATCGGCGGCGTCGGTGTTTCGCTCATCCTTGAGCCGGACGACTGGGAATTCCTCTTTGGTACCGATTCCGAACCAGCTGATCCGAGTCCGACAATCGACGACTGAAGGGGACAACCAGTAAGTATAAGGGCGCCTACGGACCACTCATGTCTATGACGTCGAGTGACCTCGAGTCCATCGACCACCTTGTAGAGGGTGCAGTTGACACACATATGCACACCGCGCCGGGAGCATTCCCCCGGCATGATACCGATTTCTCGGCCGCCCGGAAGGCCCAACAGCACGGGATGCGTGCCATCGTCACGAAGAACCACCACTTTGAGACCGCCTCTCGAGCACAGAACGTTCGGGACGAGCTCGGGTTCGATTTATTGGGCGGGATCACGCTCAACGAGTGGGTCGGTGGATTGAACCCATACGCCGTCGATGGCGTTGCGAACTTCGATGCCGACATCATCTGGATGCCAACGATCACCGCTGCGAACCACTTGGAAAACGCCGCAGTTCAGATGTTCGAGGCTGAAGAGGAAGAAAAAGCCGGGATCACAGTCCTCGACGACGGTGAGTTAACAGACACGACCCTCAACGTTCTCGATCGGATCGCCGAACAGGGGTTCGTCATCGGCCTCTCCCATCTCAGTCCCGAGGAATCGATCGCACTCGTCGACGAAGCGACCGATCGCGGCGTCGACGAGTTCCTAGTGCAGCATCCCCACGCGAACTTCTTGGACTACAGTCTCGATCAGATGCGAATGATAACCGATCTCGGAGCGACATTGGAGTTCCACTACATTTGCACCAGCGAGATGATGGGGAACGCCGCGACGGTAGACGATTATGTCACCGCGGTCGACGCCGTTGGGCCGGAGAACGCCGTAATGGCAACTGACGGCGGCGCAACGGCGAACCCGCCAGCAATGGAGCAGTTCAAACGGTTCATCCGAGCGATGTTGAGAGCAGGGGTTTCCGAATCGGAGATTGAGACGATGATCAAGGAGAACCCGAAACGTATCTTCGACTTGGACTGATCTCTTCAGCTGCCGAAGACAGACGGATCGATATCTATTTGGCACTAGGAAAAGAGATTTTCCTTGCTACATGTCCGAGAAAGTGGACCAAGAGATGGAGGACTACTTCGAAACAATGCCGTTTCTCGAACTGATCGGCATCGAGGAAGCCATCGTTGAGAACGGTACCGCTGAATTCCGTGTCCCCTACGACGAGAGTATCACGAATCACACCGTCGTTCACGGCGGTGTGATGGCGACGCTGGTCGACGCTGCTGTCGCCGGTGCTATCCATAGCGACGCTGAGGCGACCCTCGAAGAGATGGAACCACTCACTATCGATATGGACGTCAATTATCATGCGCCAGTTACGGACGGTGAGCTTGTCGCACGCGCCAACCTGATCCAGCGCGGCGGTACCATCGCTGTCGGCGAAGCCGAGGTATTCAATGACGACGATCTCGTCGTCTCGGGGAAGGCAACATACTTCCAGAAGTGGGAGTAGAACGGTACTGCAGTAACATCAGTCCAAACACTTTTACTACGACTCCACCATTTTACGACTGCCGATGAATATGGGACTGGTTCTCAATCGGGCGGTGGATCGGACGCCGGATACCGTCGGGATCGTCGATCCGATCGCTGACGTTCAGTACACGTATCAAACGCTATACGACCGGAGCATTGCGGTCGCAGCGGTTCTCAAATCCCGCGGAATCGGCGAAGGAGACCGCGTTGCCACGGCCATGCGGAACCGAGTCGAGTTAGTAACACTGTACTGTGCGACGCAGTTGCTCGGTGCCGTTTTTGTTCCGTACAACTTCCGGGTTTCGGCGGAAGAGTTGACACACCTCGTCGAGAATTCGACGCCCGACATTCTCTTTTTCTCGAGCGAAGTGGCCGACGCTGTCGCCGACGGTGAATGGAACACTAATCCGTCGCTTGTGTCGATCGATGCTGATTCAGAAAGTTCGGAGCGGTACGAAGCATTTCTCGAGGCCAGTGGTCCGGACTCATTCGAGCCGACGTTTGTCGACCCCGACAAGACGAGCGTCATCCTCCATACTGGCGGGACGAGCGGCAAACCAAAGGGAGTTCCGCGAACTCACCGAAACACGTATGCAGCGGCCACAGCCCACGCGCTCCAGAACTCGTGGTCGCAGGGCGAGTCGACGCTCGGGCTTATGTCACTGTCGCATACTATGGGCATTCACGCGCTCGCGTCGATCCTTGTTCTGGGCGGAAAGTGGGTTGCCCAGCGGGAGTTCTCGGCCACCGACACGGTCGATCTCATTGAGTCGGAGGAAATTACGAGCCTCTATCTCGTCCCGACGGTATACCACGACCTCCTGCGTTCGGATGCCGCTAACCAGGCCGATCTCTCGTCCGTTCAGCACGTCGCCTATGCTGGGTCGAACATGAATCCGTCCATCGTTCGCGAGATTGAATCACAGTTCAACCCCCAGACGTTCGTTAATCACTACGGCAGCACCGAAGTGTACACACACGCAGTCTGCAGTTGGGTCAGTGAAAAACCCAACTGCGTCGGCCGTGCCGGAATCAACACTGCCGTGCGCGTCGTTGAACCAAGCGACTTTGGCCAACTGGATCCGAATGATACCGTCGATCGGAACGATCTGGGAGAAATAATCGTCGACACGTCGTCGCCCGAGGCATTCGATGGGTATCTTTCCGAGACGACCGACGATCGGTCACTAACCGATGGCTGGTTTTTCACGGGCGATCTCGGCTATCGGGACGAAGACGGCGACCTCTACTTCGTTGGACGCGTCGACGACATGATTATCAGCGGTGGTGAGAACATCTATCCCGTTGAGGTCGAGTCAGTCCTCGAGCGACATGACCTTGTCACCGAAGCGGCGGTCGTAGGGAGACCGAGTGAGCGATGGAACCAGACTGTCGCTGCGTTCGTGACGCTAGCGGCGGATCCGTCTGGCACCGACTTCGAAACCGCTGCAACCACTCTCGACGACCACTGTCGCGAGAGCGAGGAGCTGGCGGACTTCAAGCGGCCACGACGATACTGCTTCATCGACGAATTTACAAAGAGCAACGTCGGAAAGATATTACGGAAGGAGTTACAGAAGCGAGATCTAAACATCGATGTACACGGCGAAATCGACGTGTAGCCCGCAAACGAGAGTTACAGAGATATGTATCCAAGCAAGTTCGAACACGTACCTGTTCAGAGTATCGACGACGCTATCACAGCGCTCAAGGAGTACGACGACGCGGAACTGATCGCTGGGGGACAGAGCCTTGTTCCCCTCCAAAAGACCCGGTTTGCATCTCCGGACCACCTGATCGACATCGGGAATATCGACGAACTTCAGTACGTCGAAGCGGAGGACGACGCAGTTCGTGTTGGAGCACTGGCAACGCACACGGAGATCCAGCAGGCACCGCCGATCAGGGACCACGTGCACTTGTTCAGCGAGTGCATCAGCCAGATTGCCGACTGGCCAGTCCGTAATCAGGGAACGTTCGGCGGAACGATAGCCGAAGCAGACCCCTCCGGGGATTATTTGCCAGTTATGCAGGTTCTCAACCCTGACATCGAGCTCGCTGGTCCAGAGGGGGAACGTATGGTCCCCTTCGACGAGTTTTATATCGGAATGTTCACCGTCGACATGGCTGAGACAGAACTCGTGATCGGTGCACGGATCCCAAAGATCGAAACCGCCGTACCTGATGCTGCTGCAGTCGGAAGCACCTACAAAAAGCACGCAGAACGGTCCGGGGACTACGCACTCGTTGGTATCGCCGCGATTGTCGCCATTGACGCCGACGGGATGGTGGCCGACGCGAAACTCAGCGTCGGAGCGGTCGGCCCGCTGACCCGGGCAACGGAGGCGGAAGCGGCCGTCGAAGGGACCGAACTTGACGAGAACGCGCTCAACGAGGCCGCGGCTGCCGTCCGCGAGGCAGTCCTCCCCGATGAGGAGGGGCCAGAGGGAGAGTACAAGGAAGCTATGGCCGGAGAGTTCGCCGAACGAGCGCTTCAGACAGCCTACGAACGCGCAACAGAGAACCTATGACAGAA includes the following:
- a CDS encoding benzoate/H(+) symporter BenE family transporter — encoded protein: MSRRSLADTIESGPGFRESIADFGKYLDLSKAGAGLTAAIFGCTGPALIILNAANEGGLSNSQAVSWLFSIYVLGGLMTLGMALYYKQPIMGAYTIPGAVMVGVVLADFNLAEAAGAYFVSGVLVFLIGISGSFRKVVEFLPQPIIMGMIAGVLIEFTIGIITAVSEAPIVAGAGLLGFLLFYRFVPQIPGIVGAIGLGAGAAVWEGATALSQVSISMAQPVLVTPVITFDSIITIAIPLTVMVIGAENMQAIGVLQAEDYDPPINSMLIFSGLGGIVASLMGGHNANIAGPMTAITSSDEAGDQKDGRYVASVIGGILFSGFGFIAAAATSIVNAIPGTLISLLAGVAMIGVLISAFEESWATSEKYRYGTFFALIIGMSGISLLEIGAPFWSLIGGVGVSLILEPDDWEFLFGTDSEPADPSPTIDD
- a CDS encoding DUF6282 family protein; the protein is MTSSDLESIDHLVEGAVDTHMHTAPGAFPRHDTDFSAARKAQQHGMRAIVTKNHHFETASRAQNVRDELGFDLLGGITLNEWVGGLNPYAVDGVANFDADIIWMPTITAANHLENAAVQMFEAEEEEKAGITVLDDGELTDTTLNVLDRIAEQGFVIGLSHLSPEESIALVDEATDRGVDEFLVQHPHANFLDYSLDQMRMITDLGATLEFHYICTSEMMGNAATVDDYVTAVDAVGPENAVMATDGGATANPPAMEQFKRFIRAMLRAGVSESEIETMIKENPKRIFDLD
- a CDS encoding PaaI family thioesterase, with product MSEKVDQEMEDYFETMPFLELIGIEEAIVENGTAEFRVPYDESITNHTVVHGGVMATLVDAAVAGAIHSDAEATLEEMEPLTIDMDVNYHAPVTDGELVARANLIQRGGTIAVGEAEVFNDDDLVVSGKATYFQKWE
- a CDS encoding class I adenylate-forming enzyme family protein; protein product: MGLVLNRAVDRTPDTVGIVDPIADVQYTYQTLYDRSIAVAAVLKSRGIGEGDRVATAMRNRVELVTLYCATQLLGAVFVPYNFRVSAEELTHLVENSTPDILFFSSEVADAVADGEWNTNPSLVSIDADSESSERYEAFLEASGPDSFEPTFVDPDKTSVILHTGGTSGKPKGVPRTHRNTYAAATAHALQNSWSQGESTLGLMSLSHTMGIHALASILVLGGKWVAQREFSATDTVDLIESEEITSLYLVPTVYHDLLRSDAANQADLSSVQHVAYAGSNMNPSIVREIESQFNPQTFVNHYGSTEVYTHAVCSWVSEKPNCVGRAGINTAVRVVEPSDFGQLDPNDTVDRNDLGEIIVDTSSPEAFDGYLSETTDDRSLTDGWFFTGDLGYRDEDGDLYFVGRVDDMIISGGENIYPVEVESVLERHDLVTEAAVVGRPSERWNQTVAAFVTLAADPSGTDFETAATTLDDHCRESEELADFKRPRRYCFIDEFTKSNVGKILRKELQKRDLNIDVHGEIDV
- a CDS encoding xanthine dehydrogenase family protein subunit M; the encoded protein is MYPSKFEHVPVQSIDDAITALKEYDDAELIAGGQSLVPLQKTRFASPDHLIDIGNIDELQYVEAEDDAVRVGALATHTEIQQAPPIRDHVHLFSECISQIADWPVRNQGTFGGTIAEADPSGDYLPVMQVLNPDIELAGPEGERMVPFDEFYIGMFTVDMAETELVIGARIPKIETAVPDAAAVGSTYKKHAERSGDYALVGIAAIVAIDADGMVADAKLSVGAVGPLTRATEAEAAVEGTELDENALNEAAAAVREAVLPDEEGPEGEYKEAMAGEFAERALQTAYERATENL